The Rhizobium sp. WSM4643 genome contains the following window.
CCGAATGGAGTCACAGTCGAACCTGCTACCGAAGAAACGGTCTTACAGCCTGGCGATCTGATCAAAGTACATTGAGACGCAGCCACATACCCTTCCCCGACTGGGGAGAGTTTAGTCCTCCTCTCGGCCAAAGAGCTCAGAGGCATCGTCGATTTGCGATTTGTCACGCGGTCCAAAACGCCAAGGAGAGCTTATGTCTGCAATACAAGCTGTAGAAGCCTCGCATTCCTCGATGCCGGTCCAAGGTCCGATGTTCAATTTGCCAAGGACCTCGCTCGTCATTCCAACCTTGAACGAAGCGGAAAACATTAAGCTGCTTTTGCCCCGCATACCGACATGGGTGCATGAAATCATCATCGTCGATGGGCGATCGACAGACGGAACGCCTGACATAGCGCGAAGCATGCGCGATGATGTCAAGATCGTACTTCAGCCTAAGAAGGGCAAAGGCATCGCATTGCGGACGGGCTTCGAAGCCGCATCTGGTGATATGATCGTGATGCTGGATGCTGACGGTTCGATGGATCCTTACGAAATCATCCTGTTCGTCGCGGCTCTTGTTGCAGGTGCGGATTTCGTCAAGGGTTCGCGCTTTATGCAGGGCGGCGGAACCAGCGACATGACGGTCATCCGCCGGTTCGGCAATCTGGGCCTGACCCTGCTGGTCCGGATGCTGTATGGTAGCTCTTTCAGCGATCTGTGCTACGGCTACATGGGCTTTTGGAGGCGGCATGTTCCTTTGCTGCGTGCCGATTGCGACGGCTTCGAAATCGAGACGCTGATCAATTTGCGGGCCCTGAAGAACAAGCTCAAAATCATGGAAGTCGCGAGCTTTGAATCGGAGCGCATCTACGGCGTCAGCAATCTGCGTGCCCTTCCGGACGGCTGGCGCGTGCTGAAGACGATCTTCCGGGAACGCGTCAGCACGCCGACGGGCGTCCAAGTCCTCGAGCAGGGCATGTCCTGAGGTCTGGATGTAATTGGCGAGGCCGCATGATGCGCATTTTGATACTCAGCGCGAGATACCTGCCTTATGCCGGAGGAACGGAAACCCATGTAAGCGAGGTCGCAACCCGGCTCGTGGCCAAGGGGCATGCGGTGACGGTATTGACGGGCAATCCCGATGGCCTTCTTCCGGCAGCGGAAACCCGAGACGGCGTGCAGATTATCAGGCTGAAGACCTTTCCCCGTGGGCGGGATTGGTGCTTCGCCCCCGGCGTCTTCAAGGCGGTCGCCGAAGGTGATTGGGACCTGATGCATGTTCAGGGCTACCACACGTTCCTGGCACCCCTCGGAATGGCCGCCGCATCGCGCAAGGGGCTTCCTTTCGTAGTCACCTTTCACAGCGGTGGTCATTCGTCACCATTTCGATCCTCGATCCGGCGCTTCCAACACAGAATGCTTGCGCCTCTGGCTGCCAGGGCAGGGCAACTCATTGGCGTGTCGCGATTCGAAGCGGACCTATTCAGCCAGAATATGGCAATCGCGAGAGACCGGTTCATCGTTATCCCCAATGGCGCGCGCCTGCCGGAAAAGTCCGGGCGGCGATCCCCTTCACCTCACGACAAGCCGCTGATTGTCTCGCTCGGCAGGCTGGAGCGCTATAAAGGTCATCATCGGGCGCTTGCTGCCTTTAATGTGCTGGCAACGAAATTCCCTGATATGCGCCTTCGAATCCTGGGAGAAGGCCCCTATGAGGCGAAGCTGCGTCAGCAGGTGGCCGAGCTCGGGCTCGGCAACCGCGTGGAGATCGGGGCAATTCCGCCGGCCGACCGGTCCGCAATGGCCGATCTTTTGTCTTCGGCCGCACTTGTCGTGCTCCTCAGCGATTATGAAGCTCATCCCGTCGCGGTTATGGAGGCGCTTTCGGTCAAGGCTCCCGTCCTGACCACCGACACATCAGGCTTTCGGGAGCTGGTTGAGGAGGGCCTCGTGCGATCCATTCCGCTCAACGCTTCGCCAGACTTCACCGCACGTGAAATGCTCGCCACCATGGACGCCGGGCCGATCTCAATTGAGACGAGGTTGCCGGACTGGGACGATTGCACGGACCGGCTGCTGACGGTGTACAGACGCGTATTTTCGCATCCGCAGCCTGAACTGCGAACCGGTCCAGCACTGCTTGGAGATTTGAAGCACGATGACCATTGTTAAGGGACGGGCTTCTCCAGGCCAGCAGAAGGCCTACCAGGAGGGAGCTTATCGTCACGGCTATACAGAGAGGGTTTCCATTCCACGCATCGATCTATGGATCGCGGCATTTCTGGGCCTGCGCAGGCAGGACAGCGCGGTCGGGGGCATTGCCGATCCTTCGTCGCTGGGCATGTCGCCGGTCTTTGCCTTGCTATGCAGTTGCGCCCTTGTCGTGATCGCACTTGCCGCAAATGCCAGTCGGCTGGGGGAGGGCTGGGCGGTTTCGACGTTCTATACCGCCATCGCCGCGATCTTTCTCCCGCCAGCGGCGCGGATCATCCATCCGGGAGCCAGCCGCCTGGAGCGCTTGGCGCTCATAGTGATCGTCACTTCAGCCCTCTTCGTGGTACGCGTCATCCGCGCACCCGTCGCATTCATAGATCATGACGAATTCCTGCACTGGGCGACGGTGAACGACATTCTGGAGGCGCGGCGACTGTTCCTGCCCAATCCCCTTCTGCCGGTCAGCCCGCTCTATCCCGGACTGGAGCTCATAACGTCCGCCTTGGTCAACCTGTCCGGACTGTCCGTCTTCGCGGCAGGCCTCATCGTGTTGGCGGCAG
Protein-coding sequences here:
- a CDS encoding glycosyltransferase family 2 protein, which encodes MSAIQAVEASHSSMPVQGPMFNLPRTSLVIPTLNEAENIKLLLPRIPTWVHEIIIVDGRSTDGTPDIARSMRDDVKIVLQPKKGKGIALRTGFEAASGDMIVMLDADGSMDPYEIILFVAALVAGADFVKGSRFMQGGGTSDMTVIRRFGNLGLTLLVRMLYGSSFSDLCYGYMGFWRRHVPLLRADCDGFEIETLINLRALKNKLKIMEVASFESERIYGVSNLRALPDGWRVLKTIFRERVSTPTGVQVLEQGMS
- a CDS encoding glycosyltransferase family 4 protein — protein: MMRILILSARYLPYAGGTETHVSEVATRLVAKGHAVTVLTGNPDGLLPAAETRDGVQIIRLKTFPRGRDWCFAPGVFKAVAEGDWDLMHVQGYHTFLAPLGMAAASRKGLPFVVTFHSGGHSSPFRSSIRRFQHRMLAPLAARAGQLIGVSRFEADLFSQNMAIARDRFIVIPNGARLPEKSGRRSPSPHDKPLIVSLGRLERYKGHHRALAAFNVLATKFPDMRLRILGEGPYEAKLRQQVAELGLGNRVEIGAIPPADRSAMADLLSSAALVVLLSDYEAHPVAVMEALSVKAPVLTTDTSGFRELVEEGLVRSIPLNASPDFTAREMLATMDAGPISIETRLPDWDDCTDRLLTVYRRVFSHPQPELRTGPALLGDLKHDDHC